One Megalopta genalis isolate 19385.01 chromosome 11, iyMegGena1_principal, whole genome shotgun sequence genomic region harbors:
- the LOC117226398 gene encoding fanconi-associated nuclease 1 isoform X1: MRFLNMPREKMVKQKRIDEFFKSTNSSRKLDNIKKNSALSVTPRTPNKTKLKRLQHTKHAIKHLKSSQLNLDDDKDVEIISQENNTLCYEKEGVDKYISLSESNISYDPTSLCTITYDSAAELSQEELAFEKYNNDVLPINKLKKDIPNGNDSDNGVLENTPLKKQLICDKNISPIANSNSSPSTFKKSKYSPKMSSNISPNKHVARKLFDQFVNIDIVRTVIEHMNLVKQGAIVPNNFNMEEIYFSNTFEYRYSQINTKASVKYELNNVNLPSDLNAKILIGSILTVLSKPYNCSYFEENELDFIYCILTLPEKAQKLLARMIKRMRGWHRKDSINYPDISSNLKDVFDLLESRCICTYDLKDESLAAVLDLLQVKELHQLSRSMKIDCKGKKEIIVDKLIKLSRKKTLFPGMKSPSSVLYDCIFKILNCVRITDRTWNIIDIIMTLLLPNEDPQMSMSDIFFKLGDIYLGRAVFPSTPKDQFPLFSSRPHLLIYVNVKSELSTMLNLIEKGDWERVQTYGNTAMETLPNILKTELLRLENSILPMHVRKFLPGYVWLKILSKSIEAFKRKKDTAKVVDILNFLIKQNCHMNSSKGKWYCELALVKMHHDKDLDSSALITIEALGCEYLSQVDKVDLLQRADRILNRKTGVTLQTKTNINKVLNTHYHEMCTFKPASNIISAVAMPKAPQGGKSTWLIKSSDHDNNYGTVETVALYHYMEQNFPNGLHCEGNLPILLFTTLFWEELYEENIPGAFATPYAIAPSDLYTKNFYENRKHRIDIKLRFLDTFNADPASFSSWMEQRFKTYKQYQSLMPRNLLEHDIYMKEIVYCLGVQGVIGICRRMIENFKLWSAGFPDLIVWNYDTRQHKIVEVKGPKDILSTKQLLWLKYLNEIGLNTEVCHVQGMKMLHDNNKFKILELPPL, encoded by the exons ATGAGATTTCTAAACATGCCGAG AGAAAAAATGGTTAAGCAGAAACGTATAGATGAGTTCTTTAAATCGACAAATAGTAGCCGAAAACTGGACAATATTAAAAAGAATTCTGCATTAAGTGTCACTCCTCGCACCCCAAAT aaaacgaAATTGAAAAGATTACAGCATACAAAGCATGCAATTAAACATCTCAAATCCAGTCAGCTAAATTTAGATGATGACAAAGATGTCGAAATAATATCTCAAGAAAATAATACTTTGTGTTATGAAAAAGAGGGGGTAGATAAGTATATTTCATTGTCAGAAAGTAATATCAGCTATGATCCAACATCATTGTGTACAATTACATATGATAGTGCTGCTGAATTATCCCAAGAAGAGTTAGCATTTGAAAAATACAATAATGATGTATTacctataaataaattgaaaaaggaTATACCAAATGGAAATGATAGTGATAATGGAGTTCTTGAGAATACACCACTCAAGAAACAGCTAATATGTGACAAAAATATATCTCCAATAGCTAATTCTAATAGTTCACCTTCTACGTTTAAAAAATCAAAGTATTCTCCAAAAATGTCATCTAATATATCTCCAAACAAACATGTAGCTAGAAAattatttgatcaatttgtaaATATTGATATTGTAAGGACTgttattgaacatatgaacctaGTAAAGCAAGGTGCTATTGTAccaaataattttaacatggaagaaatatattttagtaATACATTTGAGTATCGTTATAGTCAGATAAATACTAAAGCTTCAGTAAAATAtgaactaaataatgtgaatttGCCTAGCGATCTTAATGCAAAAATTCTAATTGGTTCTATTCTCACAGTCTTGTCGAAACCTTATAATTGCAGTTACTTTGAAGAGAATGAATTGGATTTTATATATTGCATTCTCACCCTTCCTGAAAAAGCTCAAAAATTATTGGCCCGCATGATAAAAAGGATGAGAGGGTGGCACCGTAAAGATTCTATAAATTATCCAGATATATCCTCTAATTTGAAGGATGTCTTTGACCTTCTCGAATCACGATGTATTTGTACGTATGACTTAAAAGATGAAAGTTTAGCTGCTGTACTTGATCTATTACAAGTAAAAGAACTTCATCAACTTAGTCGAAGCATGAAAATAGATTGCAAGGGGAAAAAAGAAATCATTGTTGACAAATTGATTAAATTATCAAGAAAAAAGACTTTGTTTCCTGGAATGAAGAGTCCAAGCAGTGTTTTGTACGATTgtattttcaaaatattgaaTTGTGTACGTATAACAGACAGAACAtggaatattattgatataataatgACTTTGCTATTACCAAATGAGGATCCTCAAATGAGTATGTCAGATATATTCTTCAAGCTAGGTGATATTTATTTGGGAAGAGCAGTGTTTCCCAGTACACCAAAGGATCAATTTCCACTATTTTCGTCTAGACCACATTTATTAAT TTACGTAAATGTCAAGTCTGAATTGTCTACAATGTTGAACTTAATTGAAAAAGGAGACTGGGAACGGGTGCAAACATATGGAAACACAGCAATGGAGACATTACCAAACATACTAAAGACCGAATTGTTAAG ACTAGAAAATTCTATACTTCCTATGCATGTGAGAAAATTTCTACCAGGATATGTATGGTTGAAAATACTTTCAAAAAGTATAGAagcatttaaaagaaaaaaagacacGGCGAAAGTCGTGGATATCTTAAATTTCTTGATAAAACAAAACTGTCATATGAACTCGTCTAAAGGAAAATGGTACTGCGAATTAGCTCTTGTTAAAATGCACCATGacaaagatttagattctaGTGCATTAATAACAATTGAAGCTTTGGGTTGTGAATATTTATCGCAAGTAGACAAAGTAGACCTCTTGCAGAGAGCAGACAGGATTTTAAATAGAAAGACGGGTGTAACGTTACAAACAAAAACGAATATAAACAAAGTATTAAATACTCATTACCATGAAATGTGTACTTTTAAACCTGCATCTAATATTATTTCGGCTGTTGCAATGCCAAA agCTCCACAAGGTGGTAAAAGTACTTGGCTCATAAAAAGTAGTGATCACGATAATAATTATGGAACAGTAGAAACGGTTGCTTTGTACCATTATATGGAACAGAACTTTCCCAACGGATTACACTGTGAAGGGAATTTACCAATTCTTTTATTCACGACTTTATTCTGGGAGGAATTGTATGAAGAAAACATTCCTGGAGCATTTGCGACTCCTTACGCAATTGCTCCTTCTGATTTATACACCAAAAATTTCTATGAAAATAgaaaacatcgcattgatataaagctgcGCTTCCTGGATACTTTTAATGCAGATCCAGCATCTTTCAGCAGTTGGATGGAACAGAGGTTTAAAACTTATAAACAATATCAGTCTTTAATGCCAAGAAATTTGCTGGAGCATGACATTTATATGAAA GAAATTGTGTATTGTTTAGGAGTGCAAGGTGTTATAGGGATCTGTAGACGAATGATAGAAAACTTTAAGCTTTGGTCGGCTGGATTTCCTGATTTAATTGTATGGAATTATGATACGAGACAG CATAAAATTGTAGAGGTAAAAGGTCCTAAAGACATCCTTTCGACAAAGCAACTACTATGGTtgaagtatttgaatgaaattgGGCTTAATACCGAAGTATGCCATGTTCAAGGTATGAAAATGTTGCATGATAATAACAAATTCAAGATTCTAGAGCTTCCGCCACTGTAA
- the LOC117226398 gene encoding fanconi-associated nuclease 1 isoform X2, whose translation MRFLNMPREKMVKQKRIDEFFKSTNSSRKLDNIKKNSALSVTPRTPNKTKLKRLQHTKHAIKHLKSSQLNLDDDKDVEIISQENNTLCYEKEGVDKYISLSESNISYDPTSLCTITYDSAAELSQEELAFEKYNNDVLPINKLKKDIPNGNDSDNGVLENTPLKKQLICDKNISPIANSNSSPSTFKKSKYSPKMSSNISPNKHVARKLFDQFVNIDIVRTVIEHMNLVKQGAIVPNNFNMEEIYFSNTFEYRYSQINTKASVKYELNNVNLPSDLNAKILIGSILTVLSKPYNCSYFEENELDFIYCILTLPEKAQKLLARMIKRMRGWHRKDSINYPDISSNLKDVFDLLESRCICTYDLKDESLAAVLDLLQVKELHQLSRSMKIDCKGKKEIIVDKLIKLSRKKTLFPGMKSPSSVLYDCIFKILNCVRITDRTWNIIDIIMTLLLPNEDPQMSMSDIFFKLGDIYLGRAVFPSTPKDQFPLFSSRPHLLIYVNVKSELSTMLNLIEKGDWERVQTYGNTAMETLPNILKTELLRLENSILPMHVRKFLPGYVWLKILSKSIEAFKRKKDTAKVVDILNFLIKQNCHMNSSKGKWYCELALVKMHHDKDLDSSALITIEALGCEYLSQVDKVDLLQRADRILNRKTGVTLQTKTNINKVLNTHYHEMCTFKPASNIISAVAMPKAPQGGKSTWLIKSSDHDNNYGTVETVALYHYMEQNFPNGLHCEGNLPILLFTTLFWEELYEENIPGAFATPYAIAPSDLYTKNFYENRKHRIDIKLRFLDTFNADPASFSSWMEQRFKTYKQYQSLMPRNLLEHDIYMKEIVYCLGVQGVIGICRRMIENFKLWSAGFPDLIVWNYDTRQHKIVEVKGPKDILSTKQLLWLKYLNEIGLNTEVCHVQDKKM comes from the exons ATGAGATTTCTAAACATGCCGAG AGAAAAAATGGTTAAGCAGAAACGTATAGATGAGTTCTTTAAATCGACAAATAGTAGCCGAAAACTGGACAATATTAAAAAGAATTCTGCATTAAGTGTCACTCCTCGCACCCCAAAT aaaacgaAATTGAAAAGATTACAGCATACAAAGCATGCAATTAAACATCTCAAATCCAGTCAGCTAAATTTAGATGATGACAAAGATGTCGAAATAATATCTCAAGAAAATAATACTTTGTGTTATGAAAAAGAGGGGGTAGATAAGTATATTTCATTGTCAGAAAGTAATATCAGCTATGATCCAACATCATTGTGTACAATTACATATGATAGTGCTGCTGAATTATCCCAAGAAGAGTTAGCATTTGAAAAATACAATAATGATGTATTacctataaataaattgaaaaaggaTATACCAAATGGAAATGATAGTGATAATGGAGTTCTTGAGAATACACCACTCAAGAAACAGCTAATATGTGACAAAAATATATCTCCAATAGCTAATTCTAATAGTTCACCTTCTACGTTTAAAAAATCAAAGTATTCTCCAAAAATGTCATCTAATATATCTCCAAACAAACATGTAGCTAGAAAattatttgatcaatttgtaaATATTGATATTGTAAGGACTgttattgaacatatgaacctaGTAAAGCAAGGTGCTATTGTAccaaataattttaacatggaagaaatatattttagtaATACATTTGAGTATCGTTATAGTCAGATAAATACTAAAGCTTCAGTAAAATAtgaactaaataatgtgaatttGCCTAGCGATCTTAATGCAAAAATTCTAATTGGTTCTATTCTCACAGTCTTGTCGAAACCTTATAATTGCAGTTACTTTGAAGAGAATGAATTGGATTTTATATATTGCATTCTCACCCTTCCTGAAAAAGCTCAAAAATTATTGGCCCGCATGATAAAAAGGATGAGAGGGTGGCACCGTAAAGATTCTATAAATTATCCAGATATATCCTCTAATTTGAAGGATGTCTTTGACCTTCTCGAATCACGATGTATTTGTACGTATGACTTAAAAGATGAAAGTTTAGCTGCTGTACTTGATCTATTACAAGTAAAAGAACTTCATCAACTTAGTCGAAGCATGAAAATAGATTGCAAGGGGAAAAAAGAAATCATTGTTGACAAATTGATTAAATTATCAAGAAAAAAGACTTTGTTTCCTGGAATGAAGAGTCCAAGCAGTGTTTTGTACGATTgtattttcaaaatattgaaTTGTGTACGTATAACAGACAGAACAtggaatattattgatataataatgACTTTGCTATTACCAAATGAGGATCCTCAAATGAGTATGTCAGATATATTCTTCAAGCTAGGTGATATTTATTTGGGAAGAGCAGTGTTTCCCAGTACACCAAAGGATCAATTTCCACTATTTTCGTCTAGACCACATTTATTAAT TTACGTAAATGTCAAGTCTGAATTGTCTACAATGTTGAACTTAATTGAAAAAGGAGACTGGGAACGGGTGCAAACATATGGAAACACAGCAATGGAGACATTACCAAACATACTAAAGACCGAATTGTTAAG ACTAGAAAATTCTATACTTCCTATGCATGTGAGAAAATTTCTACCAGGATATGTATGGTTGAAAATACTTTCAAAAAGTATAGAagcatttaaaagaaaaaaagacacGGCGAAAGTCGTGGATATCTTAAATTTCTTGATAAAACAAAACTGTCATATGAACTCGTCTAAAGGAAAATGGTACTGCGAATTAGCTCTTGTTAAAATGCACCATGacaaagatttagattctaGTGCATTAATAACAATTGAAGCTTTGGGTTGTGAATATTTATCGCAAGTAGACAAAGTAGACCTCTTGCAGAGAGCAGACAGGATTTTAAATAGAAAGACGGGTGTAACGTTACAAACAAAAACGAATATAAACAAAGTATTAAATACTCATTACCATGAAATGTGTACTTTTAAACCTGCATCTAATATTATTTCGGCTGTTGCAATGCCAAA agCTCCACAAGGTGGTAAAAGTACTTGGCTCATAAAAAGTAGTGATCACGATAATAATTATGGAACAGTAGAAACGGTTGCTTTGTACCATTATATGGAACAGAACTTTCCCAACGGATTACACTGTGAAGGGAATTTACCAATTCTTTTATTCACGACTTTATTCTGGGAGGAATTGTATGAAGAAAACATTCCTGGAGCATTTGCGACTCCTTACGCAATTGCTCCTTCTGATTTATACACCAAAAATTTCTATGAAAATAgaaaacatcgcattgatataaagctgcGCTTCCTGGATACTTTTAATGCAGATCCAGCATCTTTCAGCAGTTGGATGGAACAGAGGTTTAAAACTTATAAACAATATCAGTCTTTAATGCCAAGAAATTTGCTGGAGCATGACATTTATATGAAA GAAATTGTGTATTGTTTAGGAGTGCAAGGTGTTATAGGGATCTGTAGACGAATGATAGAAAACTTTAAGCTTTGGTCGGCTGGATTTCCTGATTTAATTGTATGGAATTATGATACGAGACAG CATAAAATTGTAGAGGTAAAAGGTCCTAAAGACATCCTTTCGACAAAGCAACTACTATGGTtgaagtatttgaatgaaattgGGCTTAATACCGAAGTATGCCATGTTCAAG ATAAAAAAATGTAG
- the LOC117226402 gene encoding NAD-dependent protein deacylase sirtuin-5, mitochondrial, with amino-acid sequence MNAIMKSFQEVLQNAKNVLILTGSGVSAESGIPTFRGAGGFWRKYQAQNLATPEAFATNPSLVWEFYEYRRRVANEAKPNKAHEAIANFQNRGAKESRNVTIVTQNIDELHQRAGAKDIVELHGSLYKTRCTVCHDVAINTNIPICPALEGKGSPDSNIMISDIPKDDLPRCQKENCKGLLRPHIVWFGESLDEHVLEQAYDAVENCDACLIIGTSSIVYPAAMFAPQAAKRGVPVAEFNLEITPATRNFAYHFEGPCTVTVAEALES; translated from the exons ATGAATGCAATCATGAAATCGTTTCAAGAAGTGTTACAAAACGCGAAAAACGTGTTAATATTAACTGGTAGTGGAGTTTCGGCAGAATCCGGCATTCCAACATTTAGAGGTGCTGGTGGTTTTTGGCGGAAGTACCAAGCGCAAAATCTCGCAACTCCAGAAGCATTTGCAACAAACCCATCATTAGTTTGGGAGTTCTACGAATATCGCAGAAGAGTAGCTAATGAGGCAAAACCTAATAAA GCTCATGAAGCAATAGCAAATTTTCAAAATCGTGGTGCAAAAGAAAGTAGAAATGTTACTATTGTAACACAGAACATTGATGAACTCCATCAAAGGGCTGGTGCTAAAGACATAGTGGAACTTCATGGTTCACTTTACAAAACACGTTGCACGGTCTGCCACGATGTTGCTATAAATACCAATATCCCTATATGCCCTGCATTGGAAGGAAAAGG ATCTCCGGATTCCAACATTATGATTTCTGATATTCCAAAAGATGACTTACCTCGATGCCAAAAGGAAAATTGTAAAGGTCTATTGAGACCTCATATTGTATGGTTCGGTGAGAGTTTAGATGAACATGTACTTGAGCAGGCTT ATGATGCAGTGGAAAATTGTGACGCTTGCTTAATTATTGGTACATCTTCAATTGTATATCCTGCAGCGATGTTTGCACCGCAAGCAGCAAAACGCGGTGTACCAGTTGCTGAATttaatttggagataactccCGCCACGAGAAACTTTGC GTATCATTTCGAGGGCCCTTGCACAGTTACAGTGGCGGAAGCTCTAGAATCTTGA
- the LOC117226401 gene encoding methionine aminopeptidase 1D, mitochondrial, with amino-acid sequence MISRNFFKWLSNTPTPKRVNNSFGNYEIVEPWTVTKIRTVPDYIPKPSYSKSATPRESPKNPEIKDKNQIDCMRDSCYLARKILNQIKQYVKPGVTTDELDAITHEMIISNGSYPSPLNYREFPKSICTSINNVACHGIPDTRPLQNGDTLNIDVTVFLNGYHGDCSRMFEVGECDNEAKRLINITELCLQTAINICKPNENFSSIGYIIEEMANKNGYTVVPAFAGHGIGTYFHGPPDIYHFANDYPGKMSPGMTFTIEPLLSQGSKEILILEDGWTAITTDNSRTAQTEHTILITDTGCDVLTR; translated from the exons ATGATCAGTAGAAACTTTTTTAAGTGGCTATCAAAT ACTCCAACACCCAAACGCGTGAATAATTCATTTGGGAATTATGAAATCGTCGAACCATGGACAGTTACCAAAATTAGAACAGTGCCGGATTATATACCTAAACCATCGTATAGTAAATCAGCCACACCAAGAGAAAGTCCAAAGAATCCAGAAATCAAGGACAAAAATCAAATTGATTGTATGAGAGACAGTTGTTATCTTGCCAGAAAAATATTGAATCAAATTAAACAATATGTGAAG CCTGGTGTTACAACAGACGAATTGGATGCAATAACACATGAAATGATCATAAGTAATGGATCTTATCCTAGTCCCCTTAATTATCGTGAATTTCCAAAATCAATATGTACAAGCATCAATAATGTAGCGTGTCATGGTATACCAGATACTAGACCATTACAAAATGGAGATACTTTAAATATTGATGTAACA GTATTTTTGAATGGGTATCATGGAGACTGTTCTCGAATGTTTGAAGTGGGAGAATGTGAcaatgaagctaaacgattaaTAAATATCACAGAATTATGTTTACAAACAGCCATTAATATATGTAAACCAAATGAAAACTTTTCTAGTATAG gATATATTATTGAAGAGATGGCAAACAAGAATGGCTACACTGTAGTACCAGCATTTGCAGGTCATGGTATTGGTACTTATTTTCATGGACCACCTGATATCTACCACTTTG CGAACGATTATCCTGGGAAAATGTCACCAGGAATGACATTTACTATTGAACCACTTCTAAGTCAAGGTTCCAAGGAAATTCTAATTTTAGAAGATGGGTGGACAGCAATCACCACCGATAATTCGCGTACTGCCCAAACTGAACACACTATATTAATTACTGATACTGGCTGTGATGTGTTAACTCGATAG
- the Prosbeta7 gene encoding proteasome subunit beta type-4, whose translation MALFNKGDWYTPAPLWHNGPTPGAFYHFPGGSSQSDVGGFQRSQAPMTTGTSVVGIQFKDGVLIAADVLGSYGSLARYRSLDRIMKVNNNIILGAGGDYADYQFLKSNIEKKILEEECLDDGLSLKPKALHCWLTRVMYYRRSSFDPLWNNFVIGGIEGDKPFLGTVDKLGTAYSDPVIATGYGAYMATPILRKAYEENKEMSKEQAMELLYKVMQVLFYRDARSFPKYQLGIITKEGGIEIKGPISLDSYWEPAIM comes from the exons ATGGCGCTGTTCAATAAAGGCGATTGGTATACTCCTGCACCGTTGTGGCACAATGGACCGACACCAGGTGCATTTTACCATTTTCCTGGAGGTTCCTCGCAATCTGATGTTGGAGGATTTCAAAGATCACA AGCTCCAATGACAACTGGCACGTCTGTAGTTGGAATTCAATTCAAAGATGGTGTTTTAATAGCAGCAGACGTTCTTGGATCATACGGATCTTTGGCTAGATACAGGAGCCTTGATCGCATCATGAAAGTTAACAATAACATAATTCTTGGTGCAGGAGGCGACTATGCCGATTATCAGTTTCTCAAGAGTAATATCGAAAAGAAAAT TCTCGAGGAAGAATGTCTGGATGATGGATTATCATTGAAACCAAAAGCTCTACATTGTTGGTTGACTCGTGTAATGTATTATCGAAGATCTAGTTTTGATCCTCTGTGGAATAACTTTGTTATTGGAGGCATAGAAGGCGATAAACC ATTTTTGGGCACTGTGGACAAGCTTGGTACAGCTTATAGTGACCCAGTAATTGCAACTGGATATGGTGCATATATGGCAACGCCGATCCTAAGGAAAGCTTATGAAGAAAATAAGGAAATGTCTAAAGAACAGGCAATGGAATTGTTGTACAAAGTGATGCAGGTTCTTTTCTACAGAGATGCACGATCTTTCCCAAAA TATCAACTTGGTATAATCACAAAAGAAGGAGGCATTGAAATAAAAGGACCAATATCATTAGACAGCTATTGGGAACCAGCTATTATGTAA
- the LOC117226157 gene encoding U-scoloptoxin(01)-Er1a, which translates to MFARFALIAILSMAVFAGHYYNEDGTPYDPYHNLHLPHNPPLYPTYYRVPRTGFSCYGLENQLWADLSSQCQGYHLCQDGNLISSHLCVNGTLFNQQFQVCDQFYNVRCGSPYGDL; encoded by the exons ATGTTCGCTCGATTTGCCTTGATCGCAA TTCTGTCGATGGCAGTCTTCGCTGGCCATTATTACAATGAGGATGGAACACCGTACGATCCATATCATAATTTACACTTACCCCATAATCCACCACTTTATCCGACGTACTATAGGGTACCTCGTACCGGATTTTCTTGTTATGGTTTGGAGAACCAGTTGTGGGCAGATCTCAGTTCACAGTGCCAG GGATACCATCTATGCCAGGATGGAAACTTGATCTCCAGCCATTTATGCGTGAACGGGACTCTCTTTAATCAACAATTTCAAGTTTGCGATCAATTTTACAATGTTAGATGCGGCAGCCCGTACGGCGATCTATAA
- the LOC117226455 gene encoding putative chitinase 2 — translation MKVYSILYLFVLLLFAIHDTSGLTKPRHDKVVACYVVSWAWYRPSPGKFGIKNLRGDLCTHIIYAFAGINATDWTIRSLDPYKDIENGTGDYNRITALRKEYPHLKAVSLAIGGWNEGGKNYSDLASSPERRGKFISSVVQFLKRYNFNGFDLDWEFPADPARGGIPEDKENFVLLVKELKEAFRGPGYILTAAINSNTILIDAGYDIPEMSKYLDHIYVMAYDYHGVWDTIVLPNAPLTSQKNVDVETTIKHLLAKGAPPSKLILGVPMYGRTFILTFMPGSPSESPMNKPCENVGFKGPYTRQDGYMGYNEICEEIMNNPNDWSVGWDQSSNTPYAVKGKQVIVYDDPTSIKNKSEFAMKMDLGGIMVWSIDTDDFQGKCRRWKEHPKPTNPTFPMMQAIHMALTNGSDTNNTDHTNDDTSSCDRCVLNFTLVLFALLARYLW, via the exons ATGAAGGTGTACAGTATTCTATATCTGTTCGTGCTCCTCTTGTTCGCTATTCACGATACTTCGG GTCTGACAAAACCGCGACACGATAAAGTGGTGGCCTGTTACGTCGTTTCCTGGGCTTGGTACAGACCAAGTCCTGGCAAATTTGGAATAAAAAATCTCCGAGGAGATCTCTGTACGCATATTATATATGCGTTCGCCGGAATAAATGCCACGGATTGGACCATCCGAAGTCTGGATCCGTACAAGGACATCGAGAATG GAACCGGTGACTACAACAGGATAACTGCGCTTCGCAAAGAATATCCCCACCTGAAAGCTGTTTCCCTTGCGATAGGGGGTTGGAACGAAGGCGGCAAAAACTATTCCGATCTCGCTTCGTCCCCTGAACGAAGAGGGAAATTCATTTCCAGTGTCGTCCAGTTCCTCAA ACGATACAACTTCAATGGATTCGATCTGGATTGGGAGTTTCCTGCCGATCCTGCCCGCGGAGGAATACCAGAGGACAAAGAGAACTTTGTACTTCTCGTGAAG GAACTGAAGGAAGCGTTCAGAGGGCCGGGGTACATTTTGACAGCAGCGATAAATTCTAACACAATACTGATAGATGCGGGGTACGATATTCCAGAAATGTCGAAGTATCTGGATCACATTTACGTGATGGCGTACGATTACCATGGTGTATGGGATACGATAGTGCTTCCAAACGCGCCGTTGACAAGCCAAAAAAATGTCGACGTG GAAACCACGATCAAACACTTGTTGGCAAAAGGTGCACCACCAAGCAAATTAATATTAGGTGTGCCCATGTATGGAAGAACATTCATATTGACTTTCATGCCCGGCTCTCCTAGCGAGAGCCCTATGAATAAACCGTGCGAGAACGTAGGGTTCAAGGGGCCTTATACTAGGCAGGATGGATACATGGGATACAATGAA ATCTGCGAAGAAATAATGAACAATCCAAACGATTGGAGCGTTGGCTGGGATCAAAGTAGCAATACGCCATATGCTGTTAAAGGCAAACAAGTTATCGTATACGATGATCCTACTAGTATAAAGAATAAG AGCGAATTTGCAATGAAGATGGATCTCGGGGGTATAATGGTTTGGAGCATCGACACCGACGACTTCCAGGGCAAATGTCGGAGGTGGAAAGAACACCCGAAACCAACGAACCCCACTTTCCCCATGATGCAAGCCATCCACATGGCTCTAACAAACGGGAGCGACACAAACAACACGGACCACACGAACGACGACACATCATCGTGCGACAGATGCGTTTTAAATTTTACTTTAGTTTTATTCGCGCTACTGGCACGGTACCTCTGGTAA
- the LOC117226458 gene encoding protein KTI12 homolog, with translation MPLIIVTGIPCSGKTTRTTELKEYFENKVGKQVEVINEIDVVTKAGYDKNTFYADSKKEKSVRSDIKSAVQRLLNINDVLIMDGSNYIKGYRYEIYCMAKLYKNPQCTVHCDLPIEHAWLWNEKRPDCEQYSREIFDALVMRYETPNSKNRWDSPLFSVSVEDELKFNEIYKSLYEVKAPKPNLSTQCQPLSSTNYLYELDSVTQGVVNAILSAKQLGIENDFKIPGHNLTVQSPCTAAQLMRLRRQFLTYSKMQQFEVNQIVTLFVQYLNKSL, from the exons ATGCCTCTTATCATCGTAACTGGAATACCTTGCAGTGGTAAAACTACACGAACGACCGAGTTGAAAGAGTATTTTGAAAATAAAGTGGGAAAACAAGTGGAGGTTATAAACGAAATTGATGTTGTCACAAAGGCAGGCTACGATAAAAATACTTTTTACGCTG AttcaaagaaagagaaaagcgTAAGAAGCGATATAAAGTCTGCAGTCCAACGACTGTTAAACATTAACGATGTGTTGATAATGGATGGCAGTAATTATATCAAGGGATATCGCTACGAAATATACTGTATGGCAAAGTTGTATAAGAATCCTCAGTGTACGGTTCATTGTGATTTACCAATCGAACATGCTTGGTTGTGGAATGAAAAACGACCAGATTGTGAACAATATAGCAGAGAAATTTTTGATGCCCTTGTAATGAG GTATGAAACCCCAAATAGTAAGAATCGTTGGGATTCTCCATTATTTTCAGTGTCGGTAGAGGATGAGttaaaatttaatgaaatttataaatctttgTACGAAGTGAAAGCACCGAAACCAAATTTAAGTACTCAATGT CAACCACTGTCATCTACAAATTATTTATATGAATTGGACTCAGTTACTCAAGGAGTGGTCAAT GCAATATTATCAGCCAAACAGTTGGGTATcgaaaatgattttaaaataCCAGGACACAATTTAACTGTACAAAGTCCATGTACAGCAGCTCAACTTATGAGATTACGAAGACaatttctaacttatagtaaaATGCAACAATTTGAGGTCAATCAAATTGTAACATTGTTTGTACAATACCTAAATAAAAGTCTGTAA